TTGTCGAGTTGTTCCTCCAGTTCTTTCCCCAGTTCTTGTAAAGCCTTTGACTGCCCTTGCCAACCAAAAATATCTAATTGTTCCCGTAAGACTTCTTCTTGTTTTTCACGTGATGGTATGACAGAATGAATACGATTTTGGACTTTTTTCTCCTCTTGTTCTAAGCTTTGCTTTTCCCTTACTTCTTCTGCCTTTAGATAGTAAGCCTCTTCCCCCTCCACTTTTGCCTGTTCAAAAAATGCCCTTTCTTCACGCAACAATGGGGCCAACTTTCTCATGACCTCTGTTTGCTGACGATTAAGATCCACTAAATCTTGTTTGAGGTTTTGGATACGTTCCTTGGCGTAGGACAAGTTTTTATATTCCTTTTCTAGGGATAGTCGTTTTTCTTCAAAAGTTTCCCCGTCTAAAATAGATCTTTCTATGTCATTTTCAAACCTCTTCAATTCCTCTTGTAATTCTACGATTTTGCGAGTTAACGATTCCCTTTCTATCACTTGCTCTTTTACTTTCTTTAAATGTTTAAATACACTAGACCACAAAGATAGTTGAATGTCTGATAGAAAAGGGTATTGCTCTATTTCTTTTCTCTGGTTTTCCATTACTTCGTTCAGTAGGGTATCAATCCGTTGTATTTCTAGAGAAACATTTCTCTTCTCTTTTTTGCGTTCATTTAATAGTCTCATCAATTCTTTTTCTTCTTGGAAAATCTTCTCTTGCTCTAAAATATTTTTTTGGAGTTGTTTCTCCTCTTGAAGATGTTCATTTGTAATTGTGTTTTTATTACCACTTTGGAAATTTTCTTTTTTAGAAGTCATTAACATGTAAATCGTACTGATTAAAAAAAGACCTGCTACTATCAAGTAAAGTGGTTGCTGGGAAAACCAACTTACAACAGAGAATAATAGAGTGGCTATGAATCCAAAACCCAAGAATATTTTTCTCTGTCTTTCTTGCCATTTTCTCATTTCATTTCCCTGTTTTCTTTCAAAATCTTTCTTCCACTCTAGCTGTTGAATATTCTGAAGTGCCTTTTTCCAGTCTTCCCATTCATTTGAATCTACTTTTTTCTTGGGTAATGTCTGAAGAGAATTCTCTAGTGTTTGAATATTTTCTGACAGTTGTCTTTCTTTTTGAATCAGCTTTTCTTGTTCTTCCTTATACTTCCGATCATCTAAATAAAGCTGCAACCAATATTCTTCTTTGTAAAAGGGTAAATCCATTTGCTGAATGTCTTCCTCTACTTTTACCCCCATTTCCCTTTGCTGCTCTATAATTTTGTTTTGAATAGATTCCAAATCTTTTTGTTTTTGTTTGAATTCTGAGCTCTTAAATTGATATTCCTGGATTCCCTTATAAAGTCTTTGAACTTCTTTTTGCTCACCTTCTGTTTTGTCTTTTGGTGTTAAGGTTTGAAGTTCAGATTCTTTTTCTTCCATTCTGTACTCAATAGACTCTTTTTCACTTAGGAGTGGGCGAATTTGTTCTTTCAACGATTGATGTCTAGCGATCCCGTTGCTAGGAAAGGAAATATATTCATCCATGTTACTTAATTTTTCTTTAATCTCCAGATATTCCTGTAAAAAGGGAGCTGCTTGGATTTTTCGGTCTAAATCCTCGATTTGAAAAGAAATATTTTTCTTTTCCTTTGTTAAATTGGTGATTTCCTTGGAAAGTTCCTGAAGTTTTTCATGACTGTCTACATATTTCTTTTCTTGCTGTTTTAGCTGGTGGAGTTGTGCTCCACTTTCCTTTAATTCGTTGAGAAGATCATTAATTTCCGGTTTCTTTCCTCTTTCTTTAAATAATTGTTCTCTTTGCGCTTGGATTCTTCTTTCTAATTCATTAATCTTTTTAGTACCACTCATTCCCAAACCAAATAACAAGTCCCCAAGTTTTCCTTCATCCATTTGTTCAATATCTTGGAGATCATGGACATCAAAAGAATAAATAGCATCAACCATTCTTCGATCTAATCCGCCATATATTTTTCTTAACCACGATTCATCTTTTACTTCTCCATCAGAGAAAAGGCATCTCGCCTCGTTATTCCATTGTCCATCTATCCTTTCTAAGATAAAACTTCCATAATTGGGATGATCGATCCAGGCTCGCCCACCAATAGGACCCCCCTTTTTCGGCCGAAAAAATTCTCTTTGCTTAGGAGGTAGTCCAAAAAACAGATACAGGAGAAATTTTCGCAAAGAACTTTTTCCCGATTCATTTTTACCTTGAATTACCGTAATTCCATGAGATTTTATGGATAGAGTGAAGTTCTGCCATTTCGCAAAATTATAAATTTCTATTTTTTCAATTTGCATCTTTACTCCTCCAATAAAGCTTCTAAAAGTTCAAATTCTGCTTCTCTTATCAATTCGCGCCAGTCCTCATCAGTGATTTCTTGGATGTACTTACGGCCAATGGAATGTTTTGTAATGGGGGATAATAGATCTTGAGAAGGGGGCTCTTCATTATTCATTCTGATTAACTCCCCAATGAAATGAGAATGATGGGCTAACTCCTCGCGATCCCACTCTTGTCGAAATTCCATTTGGAACTGATCGACCCAAATCCATAGATCATCTTGGTCTTCTCCATCATTTAATAGATCCAAAAATTCCATTCTAGCATGGGGATCCTTTAATCTCTTTTCTAACTGACCATCTCCTATAAGTTTCAGGGAAATAACCATTTTTCCATGATCTCGTTTCAATTCTTCTTTTTCTTTATGAAAAAAATCCATCCATTCCTCTAAAGTCGAGTATTGATTCAGATTGTATTCCAGTGTCTCAAAAAGAATATCTTGTACAAAAATTTGATTCATAACAGGAGGATGATTTTTGGAGAGCTCCACTAGAAAAGCTCCCTTTTCTCCTTGCTCTTTTCGATGTCTTCCTTGGATATTACCTGGATAAACAATGGGTGGATCCTCGTTCAATATTTGTTGCTTGTGAATATGGCCTAAAGCCCAGTAATCAAACCCCTGCTGAAGCAAATCCATTTTTTGAAAAGGAGCATACACATCATGATCGGTATTGGTAGCCAAACTTCCATGAAGCATAGCAATTTGAAAAGCTTCGTTGAATTCTTTATTAAATTCGAGCGCTTTGTTATCATATAATGATCTTCTTTCATAGCTAAATCCATGTATGGATGCTACATGAAGATTATTTTTGAAAAAGGGCTTTGTAGTTACGTTTTCTGTTTCAAAAATCTTTACGTTAGGAGGATAATCAACAGGAAAATAATCACCAGACAGGTGATCATGGTTCCCGTGTTGCACAAACACTTCAATTCCCTTTGCGTGAAGCTTTTGACATTCCTTTCGAAAGCGAATTTGCGAGGTGAGACTCCGTGCATCCTCATCAAAAACATCCCCAGAAATTAATAGGAAATCCACTTTTTCCTCCATAGCAATGTTAGTTAATGTTTCAAAAGCTTTATATGTACTTTCGCGTATATCTTTTAATAATCCCTTAGGAATGTTGGTCATCCCTTTAAAAGGTGATCCTAGATGTAAATCAGCACAATGTATAAAACGAATCTTTTCCATAAAGATCCCTCTCTCCTCTTCGTAACTTCCCTTTCATTTTACCAAACTTTTCTTACGAATGCACGTTCGGATTATATTGTTTTTTCTTATGGTCATCCTAAAGATTAGGAGGTGATTGGAATGCCAAAACGTACAAAAAACCCAAGTCAACGTGCCGTTAGTGCAGCAAGTGTGAAAGGTTTAAAAAATCGTGGTCAAAATGAGGAATTTGGTAAGGAACACTTACATCAGACAACGAATATGCAATATGGAGCTGAAAATACGAGTAAGGAAGATGATTAATTTTTTATTTGTTTGGTAGGAGTGTAAGACCCCCCTGGGCAATTGTTGAGTTGCCTAGGGGGGTCTTTCTGCAGTTTTGCTCACATATTTTTTGTTTTGCGTCGAAGTTGTTGGCGGTTCGACGCTCTTTAATGACTTTTTATCATTTTTGCGCTGAAGATGATGTGAGTTCGACACTCTTTGTTAGCTTGTGATCATCTTTAAGTCGAAGATTTCCTGATAAGAAAACCCAAAATAGTGTTTAAACATGATTAACTGACGATCTTCATGTGAACATTGGTCTAAAACCATAAAGACTTCACTCTTTTCTGGTATTCCGTGTTCTGATTCTTCTTCTTTCAATACCGTCTGCCCTCTCATCTTAACGAGTAATTTTTTTAAACGGTATTTTTTGCGAAGATGTGTATGAAAAACATTTCTGGCAATAAAGAATAACCAAGTCTGTGGTTGAGAGTTCCCTTGAAAAGACTCGCATGCTTTACAACTTTTATATATACTTCTTGCGTTAAATCATAAGCATCTTCTATAGAACCACTTTGCAAGTACATATAATTCAAATCTCTTGATAAGGGTCATTTAAACAGGCTTTGATCAAAACCTCAGTATCCAATTTGCGTGTTCATAATAATAGTCGCTCATTCCGTACAGTTTCTTACAAAAAGATTTATGTATTGATTGTGGGAGAGTGTCTTTGCTCAGTTTGAGTCCTTTATGCTCAAAGCTTATCCCTTATGCTCAGAATTAACCCTTTATGCTCGGGTTTGGATATCCCTATGCTCAAAATTTGTAATTTTATGCTTAGTTTTTCAGGGAAAATGCTCAAGATTGCCCCCTATAGCTCAGAGTATTTCCTTTATGTTCAGAATCATCATCAAATGCTCGGAATCTGATATACCTATGCTCAAAATAGAAGAGATTAAGCGCTGCTTTTATAAATCAATGCTCTATGTGAACTCTCTAAGCTCAATTCAGATTCATTAAGCTCAGAATTTATCTTCTATGCTCACCCCTAGCTCCATCATCAAATTAATAAGAAAAGCGTAAGCGCCCTTCGAAACAAGAAAATCACTTGTTGCTGCGAAGAAAATTCTTAGAAGCATTTCTTGTGATCATCGACGTAAGGCGGTGGACCTCGTCGATATTAAGGATCGTCGGCTAAAACCGTCCCATCGTGTGGTGACCTACATCGTGTAGGCCCAAAGGAAACACGGTTCACGAGGGCTCGCATCCTGCGAGTCAGTTCGGTGTTGCGACAAATGTTTTCGGTGGGCCGAGTAATCGGATGTCGCGTTTTTAACCGAACCTCCTTCATCGATGTTGACTTATCGATGGAGAGGAGGGAACCGACTCTAGTCGATAGGGCGCTGGAGCTAGACAAATTTTATACTTTCTTGTAAGAAAACTTGGCATTCGCCAAACCTTTGTAGCGAATGCCTTAGTTGCACATATGCAGATAGGAAGGTTTTATACTTTCCTATCTGCCAAAAAAACACGGTCATCCCCCTTTAGAGACCGCGGCAAAACCATTAATAAGTTAATCTTTCTTTGACAAAGACAACGCTTGTTTAAAATCCTTCAATGAGGATGAGGCACCGTACAAAAGAACTCCTCCTCTGTAGACTCGAGCCCCTATCCATGCAAATAATGTAATAGTTCCTATCAAAATTCCAATAGATAAAGCGACTTCCCAAATCGGAACATCAAGCATTCCGACACGTAAGAACATAATCATTGGCGCGAAGAATGGAATGTAGGAAGTAATCGTTACAAATGTGGATTCAGGCATATTTAAGCCAAACATCGAAATCATGAACCCAGCCACTACCAATAATGTCATAGGAGTAATGATTTGCTGAGCGTCCTCTATTCTACTTACTAAAGATCCAAGCATGGCTGCTAGTGTTGCATAAAGTAAATATCCTAATAAGAAAAAAACTACAGCATAAACAAAGATTGAAACATCCAGGTCCTGAACACCGAAGTATTCGAAGTAGCCACCCGTTAGCTCAGATTGATTGTTTCTTAATGAAAAGTATCCAGTTAGAATAATAGCTAAGAATTGTGTTAAACCAATCAGAGCTACGCCAAATATTTTGGCAAACATCTGTAACACAGGTGGTGCACTGGAAATAAGGATCTCCATAACTCGTGAAGCCTTTTCCTTTGCGACTTCCATAGCAATCATATTTCCATACATTAAAACAGCAAAATAGATTAAGAATAGAATAATGTACACTAATCCTCGTGCTTGTGTAAGTTCTTCTTCTGTTTTTGCATTGTCTTGTAAAGCTGATTTTTCAAAGGAAACAGGAGCAAAAATTTGTTGGATGGTTTGCGGATCAAGATCAGCTGCCTGAGTTGCAACGCTAACTTTTACCTGCTGCAAGGCTTGTTGCACTTGGTTACTCACTTGATTTTCAGCAATCTGCATCGCATAATAAGTTGCCTGAGGTACCTGTTGATTATCTAAAGTCACATGCAGGAGGCCATCATACTCACCACTATTAACCGCTTCTTTTCCATTCTCCAAATCTTCCGAGTAAGAAACTACTTGCAGCTCATCCTCAGTCATAATCGCCACCTGTTGACTTAAAGAATCAAATACAGCACCTGTATCATCAATTACGGCAACTTTACGATTATTTTCTTCCCCATCACTAAAAGAATCCATAATGGATTGTAAATTAGTTAACCCAATAATTAATAATATGGTAATAATCGTAGTCGCAATAAATCCCTTTGACTTTAATGTGCTAGTATACGTATGACATAAAATAATCCAAAACTTACTCATAGGAAGCACCTACTTTTTCAATAAAAATATCTTTTAAGGAAGGTTCTTCTAAGCTGAACGTTCGAACGAATCCTTTCCCAGCTAAAATTTCATACAATTCTTTGGCTATCTCTTCTCTCTCCACCTGTAATTCACAACCCTCAGCAGTTGGAGAATATCGAACGACTCCTTTCTCATTTTTCAAAAAGTCGACATTGAAATCAGCATGAATTCTAATGGTTTTCTTACCGTAGGCTCTTTTAACATCTTTTAATGATCCATGGACAACCGGTTTACCCTTATGTAATATACAAAGATGTTCACATAATTCTTCAACGTGCTCCATACGATGAGAAGAAAATACAATAGAAGTCCCATTTTCCTTTAATTCTAGTACAGCATCCTTTAAAAGCTCCACATTTACTGGATCCAATCCACTGAATGGCTCATCCAAAATTAATAGTTTTGGATTGTGGATAACAGCTGTTATAAACTGAATCTTTTGTTGATTCCCCTTTGAAAGCTCTTCTACTTTTTTGTTTTTATAATCAGGGATCTTAAAACGTTCCAGCCAATAATCCAGTTCATTTAAAATACTGCTTTTATTCATTCCTCGAAGTCGACCTAGGTATACGAGTTGATCTTTCACCTTTAACTTAGGATATAATCCTCTTTCCTCAGGTAAATACCCAACAATATGACTCAACTTATCGTCAATTCTTTGCCCGTTCCAGGAAATACTTCCTTTTGTCGCATCCATAAGCCCTAAAATCATCCGAAAAGTTGTTGTCTTTCCAGCTCCATTCGCCCCAACAAAGCCAAACATTTCACTTTCCGGTATGGATAAAGATAGGTCATCTACAGCTACAAAGCTCCCAAAACGCTTTGTTACATTTTTCAACTCAAGACTCAAAGTATTCAACTCCTCCTTCTTTCTATGAAAAATTACGAGGTATGTTTCAAAAAAGTTTCAAATATACTAATCTTGTTAAAATTTTTCATTTGCATGCATTCTATTACTCATTTTTCAGTCCATATTGTAAAATAAAGAAGAATATGGAAGCAAGGGGGGAGAAACTAGTGAAAAAATACTTCTTAACAGTTTTTGAAAAGGATGGATCATCGCTTTTAGATGAGGTATTTGAAGAGGAAAATGACAGGCAAGCCAAAACAAAAGGGGAGCAATTATTAGAGGAAAAAGGATATCTTGAACACACCCATCGTTGCGTAGCACCAGAAGGACATCTTGTACTGTTCCATAGATAATTTTTAGAAAAACTTGGCATTCGCCAAGCCTTTGTAGCGAATGCCTTAGTTGTACTTATGCAGATAGGAAAGTTTTATACTTTTGTATGAAAACAGACCCTGTAAAACTTTTGTATACGTGATCAAGTCACAATAGATGGTACTTCTATACCGTCACAAC
This genomic window from Bacillaceae bacterium S4-13-56 contains:
- a CDS encoding YuzL family protein, producing MPKRTKNPSQRAVSAASVKGLKNRGQNEEFGKEHLHQTTNMQYGAENTSKEDD
- a CDS encoding ABC transporter ATP-binding protein, which encodes MSLELKNVTKRFGSFVAVDDLSLSIPESEMFGFVGANGAGKTTTFRMILGLMDATKGSISWNGQRIDDKLSHIVGYLPEERGLYPKLKVKDQLVYLGRLRGMNKSSILNELDYWLERFKIPDYKNKKVEELSKGNQQKIQFITAVIHNPKLLILDEPFSGLDPVNVELLKDAVLELKENGTSIVFSSHRMEHVEELCEHLCILHKGKPVVHGSLKDVKRAYGKKTIRIHADFNVDFLKNEKGVVRYSPTAEGCELQVEREEIAKELYEILAGKGFVRTFSLEEPSLKDIFIEKVGASYE
- a CDS encoding AAA family ATPase; the protein is MQIEKIEIYNFAKWQNFTLSIKSHGITVIQGKNESGKSSLRKFLLYLFFGLPPKQREFFRPKKGGPIGGRAWIDHPNYGSFILERIDGQWNNEARCLFSDGEVKDESWLRKIYGGLDRRMVDAIYSFDVHDLQDIEQMDEGKLGDLLFGLGMSGTKKINELERRIQAQREQLFKERGKKPEINDLLNELKESGAQLHQLKQQEKKYVDSHEKLQELSKEITNLTKEKKNISFQIEDLDRKIQAAPFLQEYLEIKEKLSNMDEYISFPSNGIARHQSLKEQIRPLLSEKESIEYRMEEKESELQTLTPKDKTEGEQKEVQRLYKGIQEYQFKSSEFKQKQKDLESIQNKIIEQQREMGVKVEEDIQQMDLPFYKEEYWLQLYLDDRKYKEEQEKLIQKERQLSENIQTLENSLQTLPKKKVDSNEWEDWKKALQNIQQLEWKKDFERKQGNEMRKWQERQRKIFLGFGFIATLLFSVVSWFSQQPLYLIVAGLFLISTIYMLMTSKKENFQSGNKNTITNEHLQEEKQLQKNILEQEKIFQEEKELMRLLNERKKEKRNVSLEIQRIDTLLNEVMENQRKEIEQYPFLSDIQLSLWSSVFKHLKKVKEQVIERESLTRKIVELQEELKRFENDIERSILDGETFEEKRLSLEKEYKNLSYAKERIQNLKQDLVDLNRQQTEVMRKLAPLLREERAFFEQAKVEGEEAYYLKAEEVREKQSLEQEEKKVQNRIHSVIPSREKQEEVLREQLDIFGWQGQSKALQELGKELEEQLDKKKEDIAKEKALIQHLENSTEVAIQQEKMQLEKDRLQVLVKEWVKLTIQEDMLQRAKRKFKEERLPDLLIVTSELFSELTDGTYENVYAPVNVSNRFMVQRYDHVPFAVEELSQGTKEQLYIALRFALCLTSNQGVRFPFFLDDAFVHFDEDRRQNLFQALAKLSDYHQILMFTANQYDFEGKHSTIPVLRLDDPKIIKKSL
- a CDS encoding DNA repair exonuclease encodes the protein MEKIRFIHCADLHLGSPFKGMTNIPKGLLKDIRESTYKAFETLTNIAMEEKVDFLLISGDVFDEDARSLTSQIRFRKECQKLHAKGIEVFVQHGNHDHLSGDYFPVDYPPNVKIFETENVTTKPFFKNNLHVASIHGFSYERRSLYDNKALEFNKEFNEAFQIAMLHGSLATNTDHDVYAPFQKMDLLQQGFDYWALGHIHKQQILNEDPPIVYPGNIQGRHRKEQGEKGAFLVELSKNHPPVMNQIFVQDILFETLEYNLNQYSTLEEWMDFFHKEKEELKRDHGKMVISLKLIGDGQLEKRLKDPHARMEFLDLLNDGEDQDDLWIWVDQFQMEFRQEWDREELAHHSHFIGELIRMNNEEPPSQDLLSPITKHSIGRKYIQEITDEDWRELIREAEFELLEALLEE
- a CDS encoding YhzD family protein; the protein is MKKYFLTVFEKDGSSLLDEVFEEENDRQAKTKGEQLLEEKGYLEHTHRCVAPEGHLVLFHR
- a CDS encoding ABC transporter permease translates to MSKFWIILCHTYTSTLKSKGFIATTIITILLIIGLTNLQSIMDSFSDGEENNRKVAVIDDTGAVFDSLSQQVAIMTEDELQVVSYSEDLENGKEAVNSGEYDGLLHVTLDNQQVPQATYYAMQIAENQVSNQVQQALQQVKVSVATQAADLDPQTIQQIFAPVSFEKSALQDNAKTEEELTQARGLVYIILFLIYFAVLMYGNMIAMEVAKEKASRVMEILISSAPPVLQMFAKIFGVALIGLTQFLAIILTGYFSLRNNQSELTGGYFEYFGVQDLDVSIFVYAVVFFLLGYLLYATLAAMLGSLVSRIEDAQQIITPMTLLVVAGFMISMFGLNMPESTFVTITSYIPFFAPMIMFLRVGMLDVPIWEVALSIGILIGTITLFAWIGARVYRGGVLLYGASSSLKDFKQALSLSKKD